In Zea mays cultivar B73 chromosome 7, Zm-B73-REFERENCE-NAM-5.0, whole genome shotgun sequence, the following proteins share a genomic window:
- the LOC100282458 gene encoding gibberellin receptor GID1L2, whose amino-acid sequence MDPSSDIILDTPFFRIYSDRRIDRLVGTDTVPAGFDPATGVTSKDVVLDSNSGLYVRLYLPDTATGSDRYSKKFPVLVYFHGGGFVIHSAASPPYQPFLNTLAAKASLLIVSVNYRLAPEHPLPAGYEDSFRALKWAASGSGDPWLSHHGDLGRIFLAGDSSGGNFVHNVAMMAAASELRIEGAVLLHAGFAGKERIDGEKPESVALTQKLWGIVCPEATDGVDDPRMNPLAAAAPSLRSLPCERVLVCAAELDSLRARNRAYYDALAASGWGGTVEWLESNGKQHAFFLYDSGCGEAVELMDRLVAFFAGNLNSSCVDVTTHHTTTSGETLR is encoded by the coding sequence ATGGATCCGAGCTCCGACATCATACTCGACACTCCGTTCTTCCGCATCTACAGCGACCGGCGCATCGACCGCTTGGTCGGCACCGATACCGTGCCGGCCGGCTTTGATCCCGCCACCGGCGTCACCTCCAAAGATGTTGTTTTAGACAGCAACTCCGGCCTCTACGTTCGCCTGTACCTCCCGGACACGGCTACCGGGTCTGACCGCTACTCCAAGAAGTTCCCCGTGCTAGTCTACTTCCACGGCGGCGGCTTTGTCATCCACTCGGCAGCGTCTCCGCCCTATCAGCCCTTCCTCAACACCCTTGCCGCGAAGGCCAGCTTGCTCATCGTCTCCGTGAACTACCGCCTCGCGCCAGAGCACCCGCTTCCGGCAGGCTACGAGGACTCCTTCCGCGCGCTCAAGTGGGCGGCCTCTGGTAGCGGGGACCCCTGGCTATCACATCACGGCGACCTGGGCCGCATCTTCCTGGCCGGGGACAGCTCCGGCGGGAACTTTGTCCACAACGTCGCTATGATGGCCGCCGCGTCAGAGTTGCGAATCGAGGGCGCGGTCCTCCTGCACGCCGGGTTCGCTGGCAAGGAGCGCATCGACGGAGAGAAACCGGAGTCAGTGGCGCTGACGCAGAAGCTGTGGGGGATCGTGTGCCCCGAGGCGACGGACGGCGTGGACGACCCGCGGATGAACCCCTTGGCCGCCGCGGCGCCCAGCCTGCGAAGCCTGCCGTGCGAGAGGGTGCTCGTCTGCGCGGCAGAGCTGGACTCGCTGCGGGCGAGGAACAGGGCGTACTACGACGCCCTCGCGGCAAGCGGGTGGGGTGGCACGGTGGAGTGGCTCGAGTCTAATGGCAAGCAGCACGCCTTCTTCCTCTACGACTCCGGCTgcggcgaggccgtggagctcaTGGATCGACTGGTCGCCTTCTTTGCTGGGAACTTGAATTCGTCATGTGTGGATGTGACCACACATCACACGACCACATCCGGTGAGACCCTGAGATGA